A region of Ochotona princeps isolate mOchPri1 chromosome 2, mOchPri1.hap1, whole genome shotgun sequence DNA encodes the following proteins:
- the DIRAS3 gene encoding GTP-binding protein Di-Ras3, whose product MGNSCFPLKERLLLRLRALPPSLRFIRAFTRYRRRIDYRIVVVGSSGVGKSAIVKRWVRSTFRDKYLATLESTHRQGLGRNKIGALHITDTTGTRQYPGLKHFAILRGHAFVLVYSVAKKETLDELKPFYDLIRRIKGSSLHKFPVVLVGNQSDQSYRELSASDGAARAQEWNCAFLETSAKTEFNVQELFHMLLNHEKMSAACLPNPQKNFQVSKAVEKLLTKCIVM is encoded by the coding sequence ATGGGCAACTCGTGTTTTCCCCTCAAGGAACGATTGCTGTTGCGCCTGCGGGCTCTGCCCCCCAGCCTGCGCTTCATCCGCGCTTTCACGCGCTACCGGAGAAGAATCGATTACCGTATCGTGGTGGTTGGCTCCTCTGGGGTGGGTAAGAGCGCCATCGTGAAGCGGTGGGTCCGTAGCACCTTCCGAGACAAATACCTCGCCACCCTTGAAAGCACCCATCGCCAAGGGCTGGGCCGCAACAAAATCGGCGCCCTGCACATCACCGACACCACCGGCACCCGCCAGTACCCGGGGCTGAAGCACTTTGCCATTCTCAGGGGCCACGCTTTCGTCCTGGTCTACTCCGTCGCCAAGAAGGAAACCCTGGATGAGCTGAAACCCTTCTATGATCTGATCCGCAGAATCAAGGGCAGCAGCCTGCACAAGTTCCCCGTGGTGCTAGTGGGCAACCAGAGCGACCAGAGCTACCGCGAGCTGAGCGCAAGCGACGGTGCCGCCCGAGCCCAGGAGTGGAATTGCGCCTTTCTGGAGACCTCCGCCAAGACCGAGTTCAACGTGCAGGAGTTATTCCACATGCTGTTGAACCACGAGAAGATGTCTGCCGCCTGCCTCCCGAACCCCCAGAAGAATTTCCAGGTGTCCAAGGCTGTGGAGAAGCTGCTAACTAAGTGCATTGTTATGTGA